One Prosthecobacter vanneervenii genomic window carries:
- a CDS encoding phage protease: MKHALHSFFVRISNVRLNAEIQRVFASGLRTHINAELPEWIQLAPYGEWPTSEKNADGTPEAVQVFGKDDAEALVKRFNAWHRRLSRLARINSCKVYVGHPDFAPDIWPKRQELGDVLELSADDKGLNGRMRWNSDAQALLKKNPFPSVAWDTEDQSEGRERPVMLWSVGMTSRPNIKGVKSAINACAEPEAELETENQTEPPMIKKIKDALCGAGLCNADDPDEVIQTHVGQMIANIGQQKQWAAQEKARADKMKTALNCDVTDVDSGIETALARINALNGEKTSLETRVNALTSERDEARKARCNAILDRLVESGRITKAEADAQGDDALSTRLNAEPDKVLAEMLQKPCRLNNQGLNLGRSKEAIMDASERRSRINTWTDDYMVKNKVGYDDAYKAAQACPELKPLFDAMKQPES, translated from the coding sequence ATGAAACACGCTCTTCATTCCTTCTTTGTCCGGATCTCCAACGTGCGTCTGAACGCCGAGATCCAGCGCGTCTTTGCCTCCGGTCTGCGCACCCACATCAATGCCGAGCTGCCGGAGTGGATTCAGCTCGCGCCTTATGGAGAATGGCCCACCAGCGAAAAGAATGCTGATGGCACGCCTGAGGCGGTGCAGGTCTTTGGCAAGGATGACGCCGAGGCCTTGGTAAAACGCTTCAATGCCTGGCACCGCAGGCTGTCACGCCTGGCACGCATCAACAGCTGCAAGGTCTATGTGGGGCATCCTGACTTTGCGCCTGACATCTGGCCCAAGCGTCAGGAGCTAGGCGATGTGCTGGAGCTGAGTGCTGATGACAAAGGCCTTAATGGCCGGATGCGCTGGAACTCGGATGCGCAAGCTCTGCTGAAGAAGAATCCCTTCCCGAGTGTGGCCTGGGATACCGAGGATCAATCCGAAGGGCGGGAACGCCCGGTGATGCTGTGGAGTGTGGGCATGACGAGCCGACCCAACATCAAAGGCGTGAAGAGCGCCATCAATGCCTGTGCTGAACCTGAAGCCGAACTCGAAACTGAAAACCAAACCGAACCACCCATGATCAAGAAAATCAAAGATGCGCTTTGCGGCGCTGGTCTGTGCAATGCGGATGATCCCGATGAAGTCATTCAAACCCATGTGGGGCAAATGATCGCCAACATTGGACAGCAGAAACAATGGGCCGCCCAGGAAAAGGCCCGCGCCGATAAAATGAAAACGGCGCTCAACTGCGATGTGACCGATGTTGATTCCGGCATCGAGACCGCTCTGGCGCGCATCAATGCGCTGAACGGTGAAAAGACCAGTCTTGAAACGCGTGTGAACGCCCTCACCTCCGAGCGTGATGAGGCACGCAAGGCCCGCTGCAATGCCATCCTTGACCGTCTGGTGGAAAGCGGGCGCATCACCAAGGCCGAGGCCGATGCGCAGGGGGATGATGCACTCTCCACGCGTCTGAATGCCGAGCCTGACAAAGTGCTGGCAGAGATGCTGCAAAAGCCGTGCAGGCTGAACAATCAAGGCCTGAATCTGGGGCGGAGCAAAGAGGCCATCATGGATGCCAGTGAGCGCCGCTCCCGCATCAACACGTGGACGGATGACTACATGGTCAAAAACAAAGTCGGCTATGACGACGCTTACAAAGCCGCCCAGGCCTGCCCGGAGCTGAAGCCTCTCTTTGATGCGATGAAGCAGCCTGAATCCTAA